In one Silene latifolia isolate original U9 population chromosome 10, ASM4854445v1, whole genome shotgun sequence genomic region, the following are encoded:
- the LOC141607004 gene encoding strigolactone esterase D14-like, translated as MESNHGIFKALNGNVYGNVSSNQALVLVHGLGTAQSVWQNIIPFLAYFFHFKIIVFDLAFSPNVSPPMYEPEKYSKYSGYATDLVNVLDELKVDQVIYMGHSMGAMIGCIAAVRRPRLFRHLILLTPNPRYLNDGGYYGGFSKHEVEMIFKHISQNYTDWVQTFARKAIGVNDRIAISAYENSLMKMNPNITLSVAKAAFLSDWRPLLPKVHVPTTIIHVKKDFAVPDKVAYFTKKRLGGHPKLIILRTQGHFPQLTAPVVLLKVLGTIISKI; from the exons ATGGAGAGTAATCACGGTATTTTCAAAGCCTTGAATGGAAATGTGTATGGCAATGTAAGCAGCAACCAGGCACTAGTATTGGTTCATGGTCTCGGTACTGCTCAGAGTGTTTGGCAAAATATAATCCCATTTCTTGCTTATTTTTTCCATTTTAAAATCATTGTTTTCGACTTAGCATTCTCTCCTAATGTCTCCCCACCAATGTATGAACCGGAAAAGTACTCAAAGTATAGTGGCTATGCGACCGATTTGGTAAATGTACTTGATGAACTTAAAGTTGATCAAGTCATTTACATGGGTCATTCCATGGGTGCTATGATTGGATGTATAGCCGCTGTTAGACGTCCTCGTCTCTTTCGACATCTTATTCTTTTAACTCCGAACCCAAG GTACCTTAATGATGGAGGTTACTATGGAGGATTTAGCAAGCATGAAGTCGAAATGATATTCAAACATATTAGCCAAAACTACACAGATTGGGTCCAAACGTTTGCCCGGAAAGCGATTGGGGTGAATGATAGGATTGCTATATCGGCGTATGAGAATAGCTTAATGAAGATGAATCCCAATATTACTCTCAGTGTGGCCAAGGCCGCTTTCTTAAGTGATTGGCGGCCGCTTTTGCCCAAAGTGCACGTTCCGACCACCATCATCCATGTCAAAAAGGATTTCGCGGTGCCAGATAAAGTTGCATATTTCACGAAGAAACGCTTAGGTGGCCATCCAAAGCTGATAATATTGAGGACTCAAGGTCACTTTCCTCAGTTAACCGCGCCGGTTGTGCTCCTCAAGGTCCTAGGGACTATTATAAGTAAAATATAA
- the LOC141607069 gene encoding putative phosphatidylinositol 4-phosphate 5-kinase 11 translates to MALLRKQLSTNLKSSRTTNIHYSKQSKLPPGAITDFVWKDYCTTVFRNIQELGGVKYEEYMLSVCNHETLMELSLRGYCGSPFYLRHDKRFIIKMLRKSDAKVLMDMLPNYQRHLEKYSNSLLAKYYGLHASRPGIGGEKVYFVVMENLLQTELQIHRQYDLKGSSQGRSPTKESALPRLTLKDPDFDLCFYLEPATRCILLEQIKIDCKFLEEQGIMGYSLLLGVHIESSSRATKDENNIQQSGKPELINQHSRDNSFQEQNGSDPSLAHKPPPRHSRDPTLSDFFTDSNRPNFRFGAKVRAHAKQIPQSTNNGSTVGRKTRPPKKHSVLLYLGIIDFLQNYNMMKRIEHAYKSLQYDAKEISTVKPELYANRFQEFLCKVFLTEDMTQESPRVSSEYSIVLS, encoded by the exons ATGGCCTTGCTCAGGAAACAACTTTCAACAAACTTAAAATCTTCAAGAACTACAAACATTCATTACTCTAAACAATCTAAACTACCTCCTGGTGCAATCACTGACTTTGTTTGGAAAGATTACTGTACTACCGTTTTCAG AAATATACAGGAGCTTGGAGGTGTGAAATATGAGGAATATATGCTGTCAGTATGCAACCATGAAACTCTCATGGAATTGTCATTGAGAGGATACTGTGGTAGCCCATTTTACCTGCGTCATGATAAAAGATTCATCATTAAAATGTTGCGCAAATCCGATGCTAAG GTGCTTATGGATATGCTTCCAAATTATCAACGCCATCTCGAGAAGTACAGTAACTCTCTGTTAGCCAAGTATTACGGCCTTCATGCTTCAAGACCAGGCATTGGGGGTGAAAAG GTGTATTTTGTTGTAATGGAGAATTTATTACAAACAGAACTTCAAATTCACAGGCAGTACGATCTAAAAGGCTCTTCACAAGGAAGAAGCCCTACTAAAGAGAGTGCTTTACCGCGATTAACTTTAAAGGACCCGGATTTTGATCTGTGCTTCTATCTCGAGCCTGCAACGCGCTGTATACTGTTAGA GCAAATAAAAATAGACTGCAAGTTCTTGGAGGAGCAGGGCATTATGGGTTACAGTCTGCTACTTGGTGTACATATAGAATCCTCATCTCGAG CCACAAAAGATGAGAATAACATCCAGCAATCTGGTAAACCAGAGCTAATAAACCAGCATTCACGCGATAATTCCTTTCAAGAACAAAATGGAAGTGATCCTTCTCTCGCTCATAAACCGCCACCTCGTCATAGTAGAGATCCTACGCTTTCTGACTTCTTCACAGATTCCAACAG GCCGAATTTTAGATTTGGAGCAAAGGTTCGAGCACACGCTAAGCAAATACCTCAGAGCACAAACAATGGATCAACAGTAGGTAGAAAAACAAGACCGCCAAAGAAACACAGTGTACTCTTGTATTTAGGTATTATAGATTTCTTACAGAACTACAACATGATGAAGCGGATTGAACATGCTTACAAGTCACTGCAGTACGATGCCAAGGAAATATCAACGGTGAAGCCTGAACTTTACGCGAATAGATTTCAGGAGTTTCTTTGCAAAGTGTTTCTCACTGAAGACATGACACAAGAATCTCCAAGGGTTTCTTCCGAGTACAGTATAGTTTTGAGCTAA
- the LOC141605046 gene encoding F-box/kelch-repeat protein At3g61590-like — protein MDRDTWGSQYEYGTKFNRFSVDSYSEVNDKQKKDGVCINSILPDDVLERIVAYLPVASIFKAGCVCKRWNEIVISKRYLWNFSFISSPQQPWYFMFTHSDEFSGYSYDPTLKKWYSIDLPCFVNSNWFIASSFGLVCFMNNDSRNEFHVSNPITRCTVQLIEPSGPSFSHYTALAMSVNKKSHKYIISTVKSTQVPDNFFEWDISILVYSSATMSWTISLTEVLDGWRAGDESVICDGALYFLLYSTRGALYEHRHALIKYNLSNCSSQSLQMKDFIPAPCALTCGRLMNLNERLVMVGGIGKKNRCDIIKGIGIWVLKGTKWEEVARMPHKYFQGFGEFDDVFASSGAGDIIYIQSYGSPALLLFDMSQKQWKWSHRGPATKKFCLQLFTGFCFEPRLELSP, from the coding sequence ATGGATAGGGATACATGGGGAAGCCAATATGAATATGGCACTAAATTCAATCGGTTCAGTGTTGATTCGTATTCTGAGGTTAATGATAAACAGAAGAAAGACGGGGTTTGTATAAATTCTATTCTGCCAGATGACGTATTGGAGAGAATTGTGGCGTATCTTCCTGTTGCCAGTATATTTAAAGCTGGTTGTGTTTGTAAGCGATGGAATGAAATAGTGATTTCAAAGCGCTACTTATGGAACTTCTCTTTCATTAGCTCACCACAACAGCCCTGGTATTTCATGTTTACGCACAGTGATGAATTTTCCGGGTATTCTTATGATCCCACCCTTAAGAAATGGTATAGCATTGACCTTCCTTGTTTTGTGAACTCAAATTGGTTCATCGCTTCCTCATTTGGCTTGGTTTGCTTCATGAATAATGATAGTAGAAATGAGTTTCATGTTTCCAACCCCATCACCCGATGTACTGTACAACTTATCGAGCCTTCTGGTCCTAGTTTCTCTCATTATACCGCTTtggctatgtcggtgaacaagaAATCACACAAGTACATCATCTCAACAGTGAAGTCAACACAAGTGCCCGATAACTTCTTTGAGTGGGATATTTCCATTCTTGTCTACAGTTCGGCAACAATGTCTTGGACGATTTCATTGACTGAAGTTTTAGATGGGTGGAGAGCAGGTGATGAAAGTGTCATATGTGATGGTGCTCTTTACTTCTTACTGTACTCAACTCGCGGTGCATTGTACGAGCATCGTCATGCTCTTATAAAGTACAATCTTTCAAATTGCTCTTCCCAAAGTTTACAAATGAAAGATTTCATACCTGCGCCTTGCGCTTTGACATGCGGGCGATTGATGAACCTTAATGAGAGATTAGTAATGGTTGGAGGGATCGGAAAGAAGAATAGGTGCGACATAATCAAAGGGATCGGGATTTGGGTCCTGAAGGGGACGAAATGGGAAGAGGTTGCTCGGATGCCTCATAAGTATTTTCAAGGTTtcggagagtttgatgatgtTTTTGCAAGTAGTGGAGCCGGAGACATTATTTACATTCAAAGCTACGGTTCACCAGCGTTGCTCTTGTTCGATATGAGCCAGAAGCAATGGAAATGGTCACATAGGGGCCCTGCGACTAAGAAGTTTTGTCTTCAGCTTTTCACTGGTTTTTGCTTTGAACCAAGGCTTGAGCTCTCTCCGTAA